One region of Drosophila kikkawai strain 14028-0561.14 chromosome 2R, DkikHiC1v2, whole genome shotgun sequence genomic DNA includes:
- the LOC108085341 gene encoding insulin-like growth factor-binding protein complex acid labile subunit isoform X1, with protein MVFDFRVCPKTVNFKIRVLFKLGFFKDEKFYHDIAHICLKPLLIEPKAKVEQDVFSCPKSCVCQYAAFEKLPIVRWVKHYKAIGGNKDDYSKLTKLATCLLQPNGETQKLLDSLPSDLQALILLYTGGNQENKLSVNASDFGRLQQLTSLEFRGPGATMVIDEPMDFLQHANFEQIQLHASDTLQRPKFAKFPSEDYDYKPPSELLSYNNKYPLQFINSSAEIITYEQHIQRLKRTRMPCFYGWSRLEVLRIHNCDLNELHWQMFDGLTHLRHLSLEGNNIREIPPFAFSGAFQLKSISLAHNSLERLHYFGLAGLLQLETLNLSDNQLDQLSELSFPPLPKLLMADLQGNPLKHILPATFWVMNATRELYIGSDKEALNLRTWNFYGQFDSLHKLRTLKLGNVTTEALEHGVFMGLHNLECLTLRGTIKSLQFDVFTGLNMLRELDLSHCMIRELSMDALVGVKQLQLLNLSYNNLTNVPPGLLDDQLELKEVQLQGNQLTFLPLQFFNLPRVRVVRLDQNPWQCTCQMSSWVAHLTNVMRGSMKEICVKGNDNTLSCRNVTTYKIDKTLAPRCANYNGRSVYYVLRRQINCGAIKIIQPSYQSPGLPHWRKVQLQGINLRPMNRNQQNISHKKQANSLLFVTGQDKVLSKSQPSSLNIFNNI; from the exons ATGGTATTCGACTTTAGAGTTTGCCCGAAGACtgtcaattttaaaatacggGTGCTGTTTAAACTAGGTTTCTTTAAAGATGAAAAGTTTTATCATGATATTGCTCACATTT GCCTAAAGCCACTATTGATTGAGCCAAAGGCGAAAGTGGAACAGGACGTCTTCAGTTGCCCAAAGAGCTGCGTGTGTCAATATGCCGCCTTCGAAAAATTGCCTATTGTTCGTTGGGTTAAACATTACAAAGCAATCGGTGGTAATAAGGACGATTACTCAAAACTTACAAAACTGGCAACTTGCCTTCTGCAGCCGAATGGTGAGACGCAGAAACTATTGGATTCACTTCCCTCCGATTTGCAAGCTTTGATTTTACTGTACACAGGTGGCaatcaagaaaataaattatcag TAAATGCTAGCGACTTTGGCAGACTTCAACAGTTAACATCTTTGGAGTTTCGAGGACCGGGTGCAACAATGGTCATTGATGAGCCCATGGATTTCTTGCAGCATGCTAATTTTGAGCAGATTCAGTTGCACGCCAGCGATACGCTGCAGCGCCCCAAATTTGCGAAATTTCCCAGTGAAGATTACGACTACAAGCCGCCCAGTGAACTCCTTTcatacaacaacaaatatccgcttcaatttataaattcttcCGCAGAAATTATAACTTATGAGCAGCACATTCAACGTCTAAAGCGGACGCGAATGCCTTGTTTCTATGGATGGTCACGTTTAGAAGTATTGCGCATCCACAATTGTGATCTGAATGAGCTGCATTGGCAAATGTTTGACGGGCTGACCCACTTGAGACACTTAAGTCTGGAAGGAAATAACATCCGAGAGATACCGCCATTTGCGTTTTCTGGGGCTTTCCAACTGAAAAGTATCTCATTGGCCCACAATTCACTGGAACGATTGCACTATTTTGGTTTAGCCGGATTGCTTCAGCTAGAAACACTAAATCTGTCTGACAACCAGCTGGATCAATTGAGTGAACTAAGTTTCCCACCCCTTCCCAAACTACTAATGGCCGACTTGCAAGGCAATCCATTGAAACACATTTTACCGGCTACATTTTGGGTGATGAACGCCACAAGAGAGCTCTATATAGGGAGTGATAAAGAAGCTCTTAATTTACGGACTTGGAACTTTTATGGGCAATTCGATTCCCTCCATAAGCTAAGAACGCTTAAACTAGGTAATGTTACCACGGAAGCATTGGAGCACGGCGTATTCATG GGTCTCCACAACTTGGAATGTCTTACACTACGCGGCACTATCAAAAGTCTACAATTTGACGTGTTTACTGGATTAAATATGCTAAGGGAGCTTGACTTAAGTCACTGCATGATTAGGGAACTATCCATGGACGCATTAGTGGGCGTGAAACAGCTGCAGCTTCTCAATTTAAGCTACAACAATCTCACAAATGTTCCGCCAGGTTTGCTGGATGATCAGCTTGAGCTGAAAGAGGTTCAACTACAAGGAAACCAACTAACATTTTTACCtcttcaattttttaatttgccaCGCGTCAGGGTTGTCCGCCTCGATCAGAATCCCTGGCAGTGTACATGCCAGATGAGCAGTTGGGTGGCACATTTAACCAATGTAATGCGAGGGTCTATGAAAGAGATATGCGTCAAAGGTAACGATAATACCCTATCATGTAGAAATGTGACTACATATAAAATAGACAAAACTCTTGCACCACGATGCGCTAATTATAACGGACGCAGTGTCTACTATGTCCTTCGAAGGCAGATAAACTGTGGCGCCATAAAAATCATTCAACCCTCTTATCAAAGCCCAGGGTTGCCGCACTGGCGAAAAGTACAACTGCAAGGAATAAATTTGAGGCCTATGAACCgaaatcaacaaaatatttcacatAAAAAACAAGCAAATAGTCTATTGTTCGTCACAGGGCAAGATAAAGTGCTGTCCAAGTCTCAACCCTCTTCTTTGAATATattcaataatatataa
- the colt gene encoding congested-like trachea protein isoform X3 yields MATVEKISTEQKANPIKSLITGGFGGICNVLSGHPLDTIKVRLQTMPRPAPGEQPMYKGTFDCAAKTIKQEGVRGLYKGMSAPLTGVAPIFAMCFAGYALGKRLQQRGEDAKLSYSQVFVAGSFSGLFSTLIMAPGERIKVLLQTQQASGGQRKYNGMIDCAGKLYKEGGLRSVFKGSCATMLRALANVNVYPSWSFHTCYDLHIVTPISVIVYEPSYFIRT; encoded by the exons ATGGCCACCGTTGAGAAAATATCCACCGAGCAAAAAGCTAATCCTATCAAGTCTCTTATTACGGGTGGATTTGGTGGGATTTGCAATGTTTTGTCTGGTCATCCACTAGACACAATAAAG GTGCGTTTGCAAACAATGCCGCGGCCGGCGCCTGGTGAACAGCCAATGTATAAAGGCACCTTTGATTGCGCTGCGAAAACCATAAAACAGGAAGGCGTGCGTGGTTTATACAAGGGCATGTCCGCCCCTTTGACAGGTGTTGCTCCTATTTTTGCAATGTGTTTTGCTGGCTACGCGTTGGGAAAACGTCTCCAACAACGGGGAGAAGATGCTAAGCTATCATACTCTCAGGTCTTTGTTGCCGGCTCGTTCTCTGGCCTGTTCTCCACCTTGATAATGGCACCCGGAGAGCGCATAAAAGTGTTATTGCAAACGCAGCAGGCGTCAGGAGGTCAGCGCAAATACAATGGAATGATTGATTGCGCGGGAAAGCTGTATAAGGAGGGAGGCCTACGCAGCGTTTTTAAGGGCAGTTGTGCAACAATGTTAAGAG CTCTTGCAAATGTTAATGTTTATCCAAGTTGGTCCTTCCACACATGCTACGATCTTCACATAGTAACTCCCATTTCGGTCATTGTGTATGAGCCGAG ctacttcattagaacttaa
- the colt gene encoding congested-like trachea protein isoform X1, producing the protein MATVEKISTEQKANPIKSLITGGFGGICNVLSGHPLDTIKVRLQTMPRPAPGEQPMYKGTFDCAAKTIKQEGVRGLYKGMSAPLTGVAPIFAMCFAGYALGKRLQQRGEDAKLSYSQVFVAGSFSGLFSTLIMAPGERIKVLLQTQQASGGQRKYNGMIDCAGKLYKEGGLRSVFKGSCATMLRDLPANGLYFLVYEYIQDVAKSKSATGQINTASTIFAGGSAGMAYWILGMPADVLKSRLQSAPEGTYKHGIRSVFKDLIVKDGPLALYRGVTPIMIRAFPANAACFFGIELANRFFHIVAPSF; encoded by the exons ATGGCCACCGTTGAGAAAATATCCACCGAGCAAAAAGCTAATCCTATCAAGTCTCTTATTACGGGTGGATTTGGTGGGATTTGCAATGTTTTGTCTGGTCATCCACTAGACACAATAAAG GTGCGTTTGCAAACAATGCCGCGGCCGGCGCCTGGTGAACAGCCAATGTATAAAGGCACCTTTGATTGCGCTGCGAAAACCATAAAACAGGAAGGCGTGCGTGGTTTATACAAGGGCATGTCCGCCCCTTTGACAGGTGTTGCTCCTATTTTTGCAATGTGTTTTGCTGGCTACGCGTTGGGAAAACGTCTCCAACAACGGGGAGAAGATGCTAAGCTATCATACTCTCAGGTCTTTGTTGCCGGCTCGTTCTCTGGCCTGTTCTCCACCTTGATAATGGCACCCGGAGAGCGCATAAAAGTGTTATTGCAAACGCAGCAGGCGTCAGGAGGTCAGCGCAAATACAATGGAATGATTGATTGCGCGGGAAAGCTGTATAAGGAGGGAGGCCTACGCAGCGTTTTTAAGGGCAGTTGTGCAACAATGTTAAGAG ATTTACCCGCAAACGGTTTGTACTTCCTGGTATATGAATATATTCAAGACGTGGCTAAAAGTAAATCAGCAACTGGACAAATTAATACAGCCTCAACTATTTTTGCTGGTGGCTCTGCCGGAATGGCCTACTGGATTTTGGGAATGCCAGCGGATGTTTTAAAGAGTCGACTGCAATCAG CTCCAGAGGGAACATACAAGCATGGAATTCGTAGCGTGTTCAAGGATTTGATTGTTAAGGATGGTCCACTAGCTTTATATCGTGGTGTTACACCAATTATGATTCGCGCATTCCCTGCCAATGCTGCTTGTTTCTTTGGCATCGAGCTAGCAAACCGTTTTTTCCATATTGTAGCGCCATCATTTTAA
- the colt gene encoding congested-like trachea protein isoform X2, with the protein MATVEKISTEQKANPIKSLITGGFGGICNVLSGHPLDTIKVRLQTMPRPAPGEQPMYKGTFDCAAKTIKQEGVRGLYKGMSAPLTGVAPIFAMCFAGYALGKRLQQRGEDAKLSYSQVFVAGSFSGLFSTLIMAPGERIKVLLQTQQASGGQRKYNGMIDCAGKLYKEGGLRSVFKGSCATMLRALANVNVYPSWSFHTCYDLHIVTPISVIVYEPRYELANGRMTL; encoded by the exons ATGGCCACCGTTGAGAAAATATCCACCGAGCAAAAAGCTAATCCTATCAAGTCTCTTATTACGGGTGGATTTGGTGGGATTTGCAATGTTTTGTCTGGTCATCCACTAGACACAATAAAG GTGCGTTTGCAAACAATGCCGCGGCCGGCGCCTGGTGAACAGCCAATGTATAAAGGCACCTTTGATTGCGCTGCGAAAACCATAAAACAGGAAGGCGTGCGTGGTTTATACAAGGGCATGTCCGCCCCTTTGACAGGTGTTGCTCCTATTTTTGCAATGTGTTTTGCTGGCTACGCGTTGGGAAAACGTCTCCAACAACGGGGAGAAGATGCTAAGCTATCATACTCTCAGGTCTTTGTTGCCGGCTCGTTCTCTGGCCTGTTCTCCACCTTGATAATGGCACCCGGAGAGCGCATAAAAGTGTTATTGCAAACGCAGCAGGCGTCAGGAGGTCAGCGCAAATACAATGGAATGATTGATTGCGCGGGAAAGCTGTATAAGGAGGGAGGCCTACGCAGCGTTTTTAAGGGCAGTTGTGCAACAATGTTAAGAG CTCTTGCAAATGTTAATGTTTATCCAAGTTGGTCCTTCCACACATGCTACGATCTTCACATAGTAACTCCCATTTCGGTCATTGTGTATGAGCCGAGGTATGAACTTGCTAATGGCCGTATGACactctaa
- the colt gene encoding congested-like trachea protein isoform X4, translated as MATVEKISTEQKANPIKSLITGGFGGICNVLSGHPLDTIKVRLQTMPRPAPGEQPMYKGTFDCAAKTIKQEGVRGLYKGMSAPLTGVAPIFAMCFAGYALGKRLQQRGEDAKLSYSQVFVAGSFSGLFSTLIMAPGERIKVLLQTQQASGGQRKYNGMIDCAGKLYKEGGLRSVFKGSCATMLRVVKQYAGE; from the exons ATGGCCACCGTTGAGAAAATATCCACCGAGCAAAAAGCTAATCCTATCAAGTCTCTTATTACGGGTGGATTTGGTGGGATTTGCAATGTTTTGTCTGGTCATCCACTAGACACAATAAAG GTGCGTTTGCAAACAATGCCGCGGCCGGCGCCTGGTGAACAGCCAATGTATAAAGGCACCTTTGATTGCGCTGCGAAAACCATAAAACAGGAAGGCGTGCGTGGTTTATACAAGGGCATGTCCGCCCCTTTGACAGGTGTTGCTCCTATTTTTGCAATGTGTTTTGCTGGCTACGCGTTGGGAAAACGTCTCCAACAACGGGGAGAAGATGCTAAGCTATCATACTCTCAGGTCTTTGTTGCCGGCTCGTTCTCTGGCCTGTTCTCCACCTTGATAATGGCACCCGGAGAGCGCATAAAAGTGTTATTGCAAACGCAGCAGGCGTCAGGAGGTCAGCGCAAATACAATGGAATGATTGATTGCGCGGGAAAGCTGTATAAGGAGGGAGGCCTACGCAGCGTTTTTAAGGGCAGTTGTGCAACAATGTTAAGAG TCGTAAAGCAATATGCGGGGGAGTGA
- the LOC108085341 gene encoding insulin-like growth factor-binding protein complex acid labile subunit isoform X2 — protein MKSFIMILLTFSIDGSVGLKPLLIEPKAKVEQDVFSCPKSCVCQYAAFEKLPIVRWVKHYKAIGGNKDDYSKLTKLATCLLQPNGETQKLLDSLPSDLQALILLYTGGNQENKLSVNASDFGRLQQLTSLEFRGPGATMVIDEPMDFLQHANFEQIQLHASDTLQRPKFAKFPSEDYDYKPPSELLSYNNKYPLQFINSSAEIITYEQHIQRLKRTRMPCFYGWSRLEVLRIHNCDLNELHWQMFDGLTHLRHLSLEGNNIREIPPFAFSGAFQLKSISLAHNSLERLHYFGLAGLLQLETLNLSDNQLDQLSELSFPPLPKLLMADLQGNPLKHILPATFWVMNATRELYIGSDKEALNLRTWNFYGQFDSLHKLRTLKLGNVTTEALEHGVFMGLHNLECLTLRGTIKSLQFDVFTGLNMLRELDLSHCMIRELSMDALVGVKQLQLLNLSYNNLTNVPPGLLDDQLELKEVQLQGNQLTFLPLQFFNLPRVRVVRLDQNPWQCTCQMSSWVAHLTNVMRGSMKEICVKGNDNTLSCRNVTTYKIDKTLAPRCANYNGRSVYYVLRRQINCGAIKIIQPSYQSPGLPHWRKVQLQGINLRPMNRNQQNISHKKQANSLLFVTGQDKVLSKSQPSSLNIFNNI, from the exons ATGAAAAGTTTTATCATGATATTGCTCACATTT AGCATTGACGGCTCTGTAGGCCTAAAGCCACTATTGATTGAGCCAAAGGCGAAAGTGGAACAGGACGTCTTCAGTTGCCCAAAGAGCTGCGTGTGTCAATATGCCGCCTTCGAAAAATTGCCTATTGTTCGTTGGGTTAAACATTACAAAGCAATCGGTGGTAATAAGGACGATTACTCAAAACTTACAAAACTGGCAACTTGCCTTCTGCAGCCGAATGGTGAGACGCAGAAACTATTGGATTCACTTCCCTCCGATTTGCAAGCTTTGATTTTACTGTACACAGGTGGCaatcaagaaaataaattatcag TAAATGCTAGCGACTTTGGCAGACTTCAACAGTTAACATCTTTGGAGTTTCGAGGACCGGGTGCAACAATGGTCATTGATGAGCCCATGGATTTCTTGCAGCATGCTAATTTTGAGCAGATTCAGTTGCACGCCAGCGATACGCTGCAGCGCCCCAAATTTGCGAAATTTCCCAGTGAAGATTACGACTACAAGCCGCCCAGTGAACTCCTTTcatacaacaacaaatatccgcttcaatttataaattcttcCGCAGAAATTATAACTTATGAGCAGCACATTCAACGTCTAAAGCGGACGCGAATGCCTTGTTTCTATGGATGGTCACGTTTAGAAGTATTGCGCATCCACAATTGTGATCTGAATGAGCTGCATTGGCAAATGTTTGACGGGCTGACCCACTTGAGACACTTAAGTCTGGAAGGAAATAACATCCGAGAGATACCGCCATTTGCGTTTTCTGGGGCTTTCCAACTGAAAAGTATCTCATTGGCCCACAATTCACTGGAACGATTGCACTATTTTGGTTTAGCCGGATTGCTTCAGCTAGAAACACTAAATCTGTCTGACAACCAGCTGGATCAATTGAGTGAACTAAGTTTCCCACCCCTTCCCAAACTACTAATGGCCGACTTGCAAGGCAATCCATTGAAACACATTTTACCGGCTACATTTTGGGTGATGAACGCCACAAGAGAGCTCTATATAGGGAGTGATAAAGAAGCTCTTAATTTACGGACTTGGAACTTTTATGGGCAATTCGATTCCCTCCATAAGCTAAGAACGCTTAAACTAGGTAATGTTACCACGGAAGCATTGGAGCACGGCGTATTCATG GGTCTCCACAACTTGGAATGTCTTACACTACGCGGCACTATCAAAAGTCTACAATTTGACGTGTTTACTGGATTAAATATGCTAAGGGAGCTTGACTTAAGTCACTGCATGATTAGGGAACTATCCATGGACGCATTAGTGGGCGTGAAACAGCTGCAGCTTCTCAATTTAAGCTACAACAATCTCACAAATGTTCCGCCAGGTTTGCTGGATGATCAGCTTGAGCTGAAAGAGGTTCAACTACAAGGAAACCAACTAACATTTTTACCtcttcaattttttaatttgccaCGCGTCAGGGTTGTCCGCCTCGATCAGAATCCCTGGCAGTGTACATGCCAGATGAGCAGTTGGGTGGCACATTTAACCAATGTAATGCGAGGGTCTATGAAAGAGATATGCGTCAAAGGTAACGATAATACCCTATCATGTAGAAATGTGACTACATATAAAATAGACAAAACTCTTGCACCACGATGCGCTAATTATAACGGACGCAGTGTCTACTATGTCCTTCGAAGGCAGATAAACTGTGGCGCCATAAAAATCATTCAACCCTCTTATCAAAGCCCAGGGTTGCCGCACTGGCGAAAAGTACAACTGCAAGGAATAAATTTGAGGCCTATGAACCgaaatcaacaaaatatttcacatAAAAAACAAGCAAATAGTCTATTGTTCGTCACAGGGCAAGATAAAGTGCTGTCCAAGTCTCAACCCTCTTCTTTGAATATattcaataatatataa